The Candidatus Mycolicibacterium alkanivorans genome contains a region encoding:
- a CDS encoding transglutaminase-like domain-containing protein has protein sequence MPTVGNPLTTADRDYLSETELLDYGHASLRTLIEDRGWESLPTGQRIGAVYTFVRDDIPFGYNQTDPIPASRVLADGYGQCNTKTILLMALLRGVGIPCRFHGATIHKRLQKGVVTGLWYRLAPTNIIHSWVEVLVDGRWLALEGVILDTGYLDGLRAMVPGERGAFLGYGVGANDLANPPIDWRGADTTIQMTGVNGDLGCYDSPDAFYAEHGANLSGFRDWLYRHVVRQRMNRKVASIRGGVPDVSCIARAGAPDAVDQARRQGPRAGRGAASVDDPARHRGA, from the coding sequence ATGCCGACTGTAGGGAATCCGTTGACCACTGCCGACCGCGACTATCTGAGCGAGACCGAGCTCCTCGACTATGGCCATGCCTCGTTGAGAACGCTGATTGAGGACCGTGGCTGGGAGTCGCTGCCCACCGGGCAGCGTATCGGCGCGGTTTACACCTTCGTGCGTGACGACATCCCATTCGGCTACAACCAAACTGACCCGATTCCGGCCTCCCGGGTCCTCGCCGACGGCTATGGGCAGTGCAACACCAAAACGATCCTGCTCATGGCGCTGCTGCGCGGCGTCGGTATCCCGTGTCGTTTCCACGGGGCAACGATCCACAAGCGGCTGCAAAAGGGGGTCGTCACCGGACTGTGGTATCGGCTGGCGCCGACCAACATCATCCACAGTTGGGTAGAAGTGCTCGTCGATGGCCGCTGGCTGGCGCTGGAGGGCGTCATCCTCGACACGGGGTACCTCGACGGTCTTCGGGCGATGGTACCGGGTGAACGTGGCGCCTTCCTCGGTTACGGCGTCGGGGCCAACGACCTCGCGAACCCACCGATCGATTGGCGCGGTGCCGACACGACCATCCAGATGACCGGTGTCAACGGCGATCTGGGCTGCTATGACAGTCCTGATGCGTTCTACGCCGAGCACGGCGCGAATCTGTCGGGGTTCAGGGACTGGCTGTACCGCCATGTTGTGCGGCAACGGATGAATAGGAAAGTGGCGTCGATCCGCGGTGGTGTCCCGGACGTGTCGTGTATCGCGCGTGCCGGCGCACCGGACGCGGTCGATCAGGCCCGGCGGCAGGGGCCACGGGCGGGGCGGGGAGCCGCCTCGGTGGATGACCCGGCGAGACATCGCGGCGCATAA
- a CDS encoding FhaA domain-containing protein: MSNQKGLVQRIERKLENTVGDAFARVFGGSIVPQEVEALLRREASDGVQTLPGDRFLAPNEYVITLSGSDFEKVSADRDLTSDTFAKHLKRYVSEQEWQTYGDVVVRFEPSPSLHTGQYRARGVVNPDANPHPSAGATAPAESNHAFTAEPGVPPMSDNPSYGGDQGQGRPADDYYDERYGRPQEEPRAGAPERGGPGGYAAPPNEPGYAPRGGYPEQGGYQQGYAPAGQGYEQRPPAGGYDQGYRQPPPGYGPPPAAPYGPPPAGGYGAPPPSDYDYGRAPRRHEEPGYGRPEPRPAYPDQGGYEQQQGSGAGYDQGYRQPEYPRYDQGGYAEPAGRDYDFGQPAGGGYGGYGQPAQPEYPATGHSVTLQLDDGSGRTYQLREGANVIGRGQDAQFRLPDTGVSRRHLEIRWDGQVALLSDLNSTNGTTVNNAPVQEWQLADGDVIRLGHSEIIVRVH; this comes from the coding sequence ATGAGCAACCAGAAGGGTCTGGTTCAACGCATCGAGCGCAAACTCGAGAACACCGTGGGCGATGCGTTCGCCCGAGTGTTCGGTGGGTCCATCGTTCCGCAGGAAGTGGAAGCGCTGCTGCGGCGGGAGGCCTCCGACGGTGTGCAAACGCTTCCCGGCGATCGTTTTTTGGCGCCGAATGAATACGTCATTACCCTCAGTGGGTCCGATTTCGAGAAGGTCAGCGCCGATCGCGATCTCACGTCGGACACATTTGCCAAACACTTGAAGAGATACGTCTCTGAACAGGAATGGCAAACGTATGGTGATGTCGTCGTCAGATTCGAGCCGTCGCCGAGCCTGCACACCGGCCAGTACCGTGCGCGTGGCGTCGTCAATCCGGATGCCAACCCCCACCCGTCCGCAGGCGCAACCGCCCCAGCAGAATCGAACCATGCGTTCACCGCAGAACCAGGAGTACCACCGATGAGCGATAACCCGAGCTACGGCGGCGACCAGGGTCAGGGGCGGCCCGCCGACGACTATTACGACGAGCGCTACGGCCGTCCGCAGGAGGAGCCGCGCGCCGGCGCCCCCGAGCGGGGTGGCCCCGGTGGATACGCGGCTCCGCCCAACGAGCCGGGCTACGCCCCGCGCGGCGGCTACCCCGAGCAGGGCGGCTACCAGCAGGGCTACGCGCCCGCCGGCCAGGGATACGAGCAGCGGCCCCCGGCCGGCGGCTACGACCAGGGCTACCGGCAGCCCCCGCCCGGCTATGGACCCCCGCCGGCGGCGCCCTACGGTCCGCCTCCCGCCGGCGGCTATGGTGCCCCGCCGCCCAGTGACTATGACTACGGCCGTGCGCCGCGGCGTCACGAGGAGCCCGGCTACGGCCGTCCCGAGCCCCGCCCGGCCTACCCGGACCAGGGCGGCTACGAGCAGCAGCAGGGCTCCGGCGCCGGCTACGACCAGGGTTACCGCCAGCCCGAGTACCCCCGCTATGACCAGGGCGGCTACGCCGAGCCGGCCGGCCGTGACTACGACTTCGGTCAGCCCGCCGGTGGTGGCTACGGCGGCTACGGCCAGCCGGCCCAGCCCGAGTACCCGGCGACCGGCCACAGCGTCACCCTGCAGCTCGATGACGGCAGCGGCCGCACCTACCAGCTGCGCGAAGGCGCCAACGTCATCGGCCGCGGCCAGGATGCCCAGTTCCGCCTGCCTGACACCGGGGTGTCGCGCCGGCATCTGGAGATCCGCTGGGACGGCCAGGTGGCGTTGCTCTCCGACCTGAACTCGACCAACGGGACGACGGTCAACAACGCGCCCGTTCAGGAGTGGCAGCTGGCCGACGGCGACGTCATCCGGCTCGGCCACTCCGAGATCATCGTCCGCGTTCACTGA
- a CDS encoding FHA domain-containing protein FhaB/FipA has product MQGLVLQLTRAGFLLLLWLFIWSVLRILRNDIYAPTGAVMVRRGLALRGSLLPSRQQRHAARYLVVTEGALAGTRITLGTQPVLIGRADDSTLVLTDDYASTRHARLSQRGSDWYVEDLGSTNGTYLDRAKVTTAVRVPIGTPVHVGKTVIELRP; this is encoded by the coding sequence ATGCAGGGACTAGTTCTGCAGCTGACGCGCGCCGGTTTCCTCCTGCTGCTCTGGCTGTTCATCTGGTCGGTGCTGCGCATCCTGCGCAACGACATCTACGCCCCCACCGGCGCGGTGATGGTCCGCCGCGGCTTGGCGCTGCGCGGCTCCCTGCTGCCCTCCCGCCAGCAACGCCACGCCGCCCGCTATCTGGTGGTCACCGAGGGCGCGTTGGCCGGCACCCGCATCACGCTGGGCACCCAGCCAGTGCTGATCGGCCGGGCCGACGACTCCACCCTGGTTCTCACCGACGACTACGCGTCGACCCGGCACGCCCGACTGTCCCAGCGCGGCTCCGATTGGTACGTAGAAGACCTAGGATCGACCAACGGCACATACCTCGACAGGGCGAAGGTGACGACGGCAGTACGCGTTCCGATCGGCACGCCGGTTCACGTCGGCAAGACGGTAATCGAGCTACGCCCGTGA
- a CDS encoding PP2C family protein-serine/threonine phosphatase: MTLVLRYAARSDRGLVRANNEDSVYAGARLLALADGMGGHAAGEVASQLVIAALAHLDDDEPGGDLLSKLEEAVREGNSAIAAHVEIEPELEGMGTTLTAILFAGNRLGLVHIGDSRGYLLRDGELTQITKDDTFVQTLVDEGRITAEEAHSHPQRSLIMRALTGHEVEPTLIMREAREGDRYLLCSDGLSDPVSHETILEALQLSDVAESADRLIELALRGGGPDNVTVVVADVVDHDYGGQTQPILAGAVSSDDDHVAPPNTAAGRASAINPRPNVAKRVVPEPEPPPKPRSRRRMFIAAALVLLLALAGLAVGREIIRANYYVGAYNGTVAIMRGIQGSILGYPLQEPYLLGCLNDRNELSQISYGRATSSLGCQLIQLQDLRPSERTQVSAGLPAGSLDNAIGQLRELARSSLLPPCAPPAPPAPPVPKTPAPTPAPVPKSAPAPTPAPSPTVTQLPAPPQKPGVDCRVAA, from the coding sequence GTGACACTGGTCCTGCGCTACGCCGCCCGCAGCGACCGCGGCCTGGTTCGCGCCAACAATGAAGACTCCGTCTACGCCGGCGCTCGGCTGCTGGCGCTGGCCGACGGGATGGGCGGGCACGCCGCCGGTGAGGTGGCCTCCCAGCTGGTGATCGCCGCGCTGGCCCATCTCGACGACGACGAGCCCGGTGGCGACCTGCTGAGCAAGCTCGAGGAGGCGGTCCGCGAAGGCAACTCCGCCATCGCCGCGCACGTCGAGATCGAGCCCGAGCTCGAAGGCATGGGCACAACGCTGACCGCAATCCTGTTCGCGGGCAACAGACTTGGGCTGGTACACATCGGCGACTCGCGTGGGTATCTGCTGCGCGACGGCGAGCTGACGCAGATCACCAAGGACGACACCTTCGTGCAGACCCTGGTCGACGAGGGCCGGATCACCGCCGAGGAGGCGCACAGCCACCCGCAGCGTTCGCTGATCATGCGCGCGCTCACCGGTCATGAAGTGGAGCCGACGCTGATCATGCGGGAGGCCCGCGAGGGCGACCGCTACCTGCTGTGCTCCGACGGCCTGTCCGACCCGGTCAGCCACGAGACGATCCTGGAAGCGCTGCAGCTCTCCGATGTCGCCGAGAGCGCCGACCGGCTCATCGAGCTCGCGCTGCGAGGCGGGGGACCGGACAACGTGACCGTGGTGGTCGCCGACGTCGTCGACCACGACTACGGCGGCCAGACCCAGCCGATCCTGGCCGGTGCGGTCTCCAGCGACGACGACCACGTCGCACCGCCCAACACTGCCGCCGGCCGTGCGTCGGCCATCAACCCTCGGCCCAACGTCGCCAAACGAGTGGTGCCCGAGCCCGAGCCCCCACCCAAGCCGCGCTCACGCAGGCGGATGTTCATCGCCGCCGCGCTGGTCCTGCTGCTGGCGCTGGCCGGGTTGGCGGTAGGCCGCGAGATCATCCGCGCCAACTACTACGTCGGCGCCTACAACGGGACCGTGGCGATCATGCGCGGGATCCAGGGTTCGATCCTCGGCTATCCCCTACAGGAGCCCTACCTGCTGGGCTGCCTGAACGACCGCAATGAGCTCTCGCAGATCAGCTACGGGCGGGCCACCAGCTCGCTGGGCTGCCAGCTGATTCAGCTGCAGGATCTGCGCCCCTCCGAACGCACCCAGGTCTCGGCCGGACTGCCCGCCGGAAGTCTCGACAACGCGATCGGCCAGCTGCGTGAACTGGCCCGCAGTTCACTGCTGCCGCCGTGTGCGCCACCCGCGCCGCCCGCGCCGCCGGTGCCCAAGACGCCCGCGCCCACCCCCGCGCCGGTGCCCAAGTCGGCTCCCGCGCCGACTCCGGCCCCGTCGCCGACGGTGACTCAGTTGCCCGCGCCGCCGCAGAAGCCGGGTGTTGACTGCAGGGTGGCGGCATGA
- a CDS encoding FtsW/RodA/SpoVE family cell cycle protein → MTTQPQSPAAVAPLTPTRRNAELALLCFATLITFVALIIVEASQEQGISWDLASSTLAFLTLFVCAHLAIRRFAPYADPVLLPVVALLNGLGLVMIHRLDLVQRALSPSSRGPSDSQQMLWTLVGVVGFSLVVIVLKDHRILARYGYVCGLAGLVLLAIPALLPAHFSETNGAKIWIRFPGFSIQPAEFSKILLLIFFAAVLVAKRSLFTSAGKHVLGMDVPRPRDLAPLLVAWIASVGVMVFEKDLGTSLLLYASFLVMVYIATERFSWLAIGLTLFAAGSVAAYHLFGHVRVRVQTWLDPFADPEGSGYQMVQSQFSFATGGIFGTGLGNGQPGAVPAASTDFIIAAVGEELGLVGLAGVLMLYTIVIVRGLRTAIAVRDSFGKLLAAGLSSTLAIQLFIVVGGVTGLIPLTGLTTPWMSYGGSSLVANYLLLAILVKISHAARRPIMTRPHTSIAAAGTEVIERV, encoded by the coding sequence ATGACGACCCAGCCGCAGTCGCCGGCGGCGGTGGCGCCCTTGACCCCGACCCGCCGCAACGCCGAACTGGCGCTGCTGTGCTTCGCGACCCTGATCACCTTCGTCGCGCTGATCATCGTGGAGGCCAGCCAGGAGCAGGGCATCAGCTGGGATCTGGCCAGCTCCACGCTGGCCTTCCTGACGCTGTTCGTCTGCGCGCACCTGGCCATTCGGCGCTTCGCCCCGTACGCCGACCCGGTGCTGCTACCGGTGGTCGCGCTGCTCAACGGCCTGGGCCTGGTGATGATCCACCGCCTCGACCTGGTGCAGCGTGCGCTGTCGCCGTCGTCGCGGGGCCCCAGCGACTCCCAGCAGATGCTGTGGACACTGGTGGGCGTCGTCGGCTTCTCTCTGGTGGTGATCGTCCTCAAGGACCACCGGATCCTGGCCCGCTACGGCTACGTCTGCGGACTGGCCGGCCTGGTGCTGCTGGCCATTCCCGCGCTGTTGCCCGCGCACTTCTCCGAGACCAACGGCGCCAAGATCTGGATTCGCTTCCCCGGCTTCAGTATTCAGCCTGCCGAATTCTCCAAGATCCTTCTGCTGATCTTCTTCGCCGCGGTTCTGGTGGCCAAGCGCAGCCTGTTCACCAGCGCCGGCAAGCACGTCCTTGGCATGGACGTGCCCCGCCCGCGCGACCTGGCCCCGCTGCTGGTGGCGTGGATCGCCTCGGTGGGCGTCATGGTCTTCGAGAAGGACCTCGGCACCTCACTGCTGCTCTACGCATCGTTTCTGGTGATGGTCTACATCGCCACCGAGCGGTTCAGCTGGCTGGCCATCGGCCTGACGCTGTTCGCCGCGGGCAGCGTGGCGGCCTACCACCTGTTCGGCCACGTCCGGGTCCGGGTGCAGACGTGGCTGGATCCGTTCGCCGACCCCGAGGGCTCGGGCTACCAGATGGTGCAGTCGCAGTTCAGTTTCGCCACCGGCGGCATCTTCGGCACCGGGCTGGGCAACGGGCAGCCCGGTGCCGTGCCCGCAGCGTCGACGGACTTCATCATCGCCGCGGTCGGTGAGGAACTGGGGCTCGTCGGGCTGGCCGGGGTGCTGATGCTGTACACCATCGTGATCGTCCGCGGCCTGCGCACCGCGATCGCGGTGCGCGACAGCTTCGGCAAGCTGCTGGCGGCTGGGCTGTCCTCGACGCTGGCGATCCAGCTGTTCATCGTCGTCGGCGGCGTCACCGGGCTGATCCCGCTGACCGGATTGACCACCCCGTGGATGTCCTACGGCGGCTCGTCGCTGGTGGCCAACTACCTGTTGCTGGCCATCCTGGTGAAGATCTCGCACGCAGCGCGACGCCCGATCATGACCCGCCCGCACACCTCCATCGCGGCGGCGGGTACCGAGGTGATCGAGCGGGTATGA
- the pbpA gene encoding D,D-transpeptidase PbpA: protein MNTSLRRISVMIMALIVLLLINATVTQVFRADGLRADPRNQRVLLDEYSRQRGQITAGGQLLAYSVSTNGHYRFLRVYPNPFVYAPVTGFYSLRYSSSGLERAEDSILNGSDPRLFGRRLADFFTGRDPRGGNVDTTILPRVQQAAWDAMQQGCNGPCKGSVVALEPSTGKILAMVSSPSYDPNLLATHDTEEQGRAWQQLRDDPGSPLTNRAIAETFPPGSTFKVITTAAALQAGVSDADQLTAAPQIQLPNSTATLENYGGTPCGGNPTASLREAFTRSCNTAFVELGIRVGAEALRNTAQAFGFDIASAPIPMEVAESTVGPIVDAAALGMSSMGQKDVAVTPLQNAEVAAAIANAGLMMQPYLVDTLKGPDLSNISGPAPQEQRRAVSSQVAAKLTDLMIGAEQLTQQKGAIPGVQIASKTGTAEHGTDPRNTPPHAWYIAFAPAQNPKVAVSVLIENGGDRLSATGGALAAPIGRATIAAALQGAS from the coding sequence ATGAACACTTCACTGCGCCGCATCTCGGTGATGATCATGGCGTTGATCGTGCTGCTGCTGATCAACGCGACGGTGACCCAGGTCTTCCGCGCCGACGGGCTGCGCGCCGACCCGCGCAACCAGCGCGTGCTGCTCGACGAGTACTCGCGTCAGCGCGGACAGATCACCGCAGGCGGACAGCTGCTGGCCTACTCGGTGTCGACCAACGGCCACTACCGGTTCCTGCGGGTCTACCCGAATCCCTTTGTCTACGCCCCTGTTACGGGCTTCTACTCGCTGCGCTACTCCAGCAGCGGGCTTGAGCGCGCCGAGGACAGCATCCTCAACGGTTCCGATCCGCGGCTGTTCGGCCGCCGGCTGGCCGACTTCTTCACCGGCCGCGACCCGCGCGGCGGCAACGTCGACACCACCATCCTGCCGCGGGTCCAGCAGGCCGCCTGGGACGCGATGCAGCAGGGCTGCAACGGTCCGTGCAAGGGCTCGGTGGTCGCCTTGGAGCCGTCCACCGGCAAGATCCTGGCGATGGTGTCCTCACCGTCCTACGACCCCAATCTGCTGGCCACCCACGACACCGAGGAGCAAGGCCGGGCCTGGCAGCAGCTGCGCGACGATCCCGGCTCGCCGCTGACCAACCGGGCAATCGCCGAGACCTTCCCGCCCGGGTCGACGTTCAAGGTGATCACCACCGCCGCCGCGCTGCAAGCCGGGGTCAGCGACGCCGATCAGCTGACCGCCGCCCCCCAGATCCAGCTGCCCAACAGCACCGCAACCCTGGAGAACTACGGCGGAACGCCCTGCGGCGGCAACCCCACCGCATCGCTGCGCGAGGCGTTCACACGCTCGTGCAACACCGCGTTCGTCGAACTGGGTATCCGAGTGGGTGCCGAAGCCCTGCGCAACACCGCGCAGGCATTCGGGTTCGACATTGCATCGGCGCCGATCCCGATGGAGGTCGCCGAGTCCACCGTCGGACCGATCGTCGACGCCGCCGCGCTGGGGATGTCGAGTATGGGTCAGAAAGACGTGGCGGTGACACCGTTGCAGAACGCGGAGGTGGCGGCGGCGATCGCCAACGCCGGGTTGATGATGCAGCCATACCTGGTCGACACTCTCAAGGGTCCCGACCTGTCCAACATCAGCGGCCCCGCGCCTCAGGAGCAGCGGCGTGCGGTTTCGTCACAGGTCGCGGCTAAGCTAACTGATTTGATGATCGGCGCCGAACAGCTCACCCAGCAAAAGGGAGCGATTCCGGGCGTCCAGATCGCGTCCAAGACCGGGACCGCCGAGCACGGTACCGACCCGAGGAACACGCCGCCGCACGCCTGGTACATCGCCTTCGCGCCCGCCCAGAACCCCAAGGTCGCGGTCTCGGTGCTGATCGAGAACGGCGGCGACCGGCTCTCGGCGACGGGCGGGGCGCTGGCCGCCCCGATCGGCCGGGCAACCATCGCGGCGGCATTGCAGGGGGCTTCATGA
- a CDS encoding serine/threonine-protein kinase, which produces MSPRVGVTLSGRYRLQRLIATGGMGQVWEAVDSRLGRRVAVKVLKQEFSSDPEFVERFRAEARTVAMLNHPGIAAVHDYGETDMDGEGRTAYLVMELINGEPLNSVIKRTGRLSLRHALDMLEQTGRALQVAHAAGLVHRDVKPGNILITPAGQVKLTDFGIAKAVDAAPVTQTGMVMGTAQYIAPEQALGHDATAASDVYSLGVVGYEAVSGKRPFIGDGALTVAMKHIKETPAPLPADLPPNVRELIEITLVKNPGMRYRNGGQFADAVAAVRAGRRPPRPNSAPTIRATPAAIPGSSPRLPAAPATGTRPRAVTGSHRPQPARRTFSSGQRALLWAAGVLGALAIISAILIVLADRDRRINKPVEQTVTDTVTPTSHSAPSGWGGGDQIGRIRFTAASSATGDENPVDPPDETPR; this is translated from the coding sequence ATGAGCCCGCGCGTGGGAGTGACGCTGTCCGGCCGCTACCGGCTGCAGCGGCTGATCGCCACCGGCGGCATGGGCCAGGTGTGGGAGGCCGTGGACAGCCGGCTGGGCCGGCGGGTGGCCGTCAAGGTGCTCAAGCAGGAGTTCTCCTCCGACCCCGAATTCGTCGAACGCTTCCGCGCCGAGGCCCGCACCGTCGCCATGCTCAACCACCCGGGCATCGCGGCCGTGCACGACTACGGCGAGACCGACATGGACGGCGAGGGCCGCACCGCCTACCTGGTGATGGAACTGATCAACGGCGAGCCGCTGAACTCGGTGATCAAGCGCACCGGCCGGCTGTCGCTGCGCCATGCGCTGGACATGCTCGAGCAGACCGGTCGCGCGTTACAGGTCGCGCACGCCGCCGGGCTGGTGCATCGCGACGTCAAGCCGGGCAACATCCTGATCACGCCCGCCGGGCAGGTGAAGCTCACCGACTTCGGCATCGCCAAGGCCGTCGACGCCGCACCCGTCACCCAGACCGGCATGGTGATGGGCACCGCCCAGTACATCGCGCCCGAGCAGGCACTGGGCCATGACGCTACCGCCGCCAGTGACGTGTACTCGCTGGGAGTTGTTGGCTACGAAGCGGTTTCGGGCAAGCGCCCGTTCATCGGAGACGGCGCGCTGACGGTGGCCATGAAGCACATCAAGGAGACGCCGGCGCCGCTGCCCGCCGACCTGCCGCCCAACGTGCGCGAGCTGATCGAGATCACCCTGGTGAAGAATCCCGGCATGCGGTACCGCAACGGCGGCCAGTTCGCCGACGCGGTGGCAGCCGTGCGGGCTGGGCGGCGGCCGCCGCGGCCCAACTCCGCACCGACCATCCGGGCCACCCCGGCGGCGATCCCCGGCAGTTCGCCGCGGCTGCCCGCGGCTCCGGCGACCGGGACCCGCCCGCGCGCCGTCACCGGTAGCCATCGGCCGCAGCCGGCACGGCGCACCTTCTCCTCAGGCCAGCGCGCCCTGCTGTGGGCAGCCGGTGTGCTGGGCGCCCTGGCGATCATCAGCGCGATCCTGATCGTGCTGGCCGACCGCGACCGCAGGATCAACAAGCCCGTCGAGCAGACCGTCACCGACACCGTGACCCCGACCAGCCACTCCGCGCCGTCGGGGTGGGGCGGTGGAGACCAGATCGGCCGGATCCGGTTCACCGCGGCCAGTTCGGCTACTGGTGATGAGAACCCCGTCGACCCACCCGACGAGACACCACGATGA
- the pknB gene encoding Stk1 family PASTA domain-containing Ser/Thr kinase, translating to MSTPQHLSDRYELGEILGFGGMSEVHRARDTRLHRDVAVKVLRADLARDPSFYLRFRREAQNAAALNHPAIVAVYDTGEAETTAGPLPYIVMEYVDGVTLRDIVHTDGPMPPRRAIEIIADACQALNFSHQHGIIHRDVKPANIMISKTGAVKVMDFGIARALADGGVSVTQTAAVIGTAQYLSPEQARGESVDARSDVYSLGCVLYEILTGQPPFIGDSPVAVAYQHVREDPVPPSQKHPGISPELDAVVLKALAKNPDNRYQTAAEMRSDLVRVHNGEAPEAPKVLTHAERTSMMAATSGPLSRAETTDEIPRPGQYLDRDRPTGSVGRWLVAVAVLAILTVVVTIAINMVSGNPRNVQVPDVRGQAAADAIATLQNKGFKIRTEKNPDNTIPPDHAIGTDPAGNSAVSAGDEITIILSTGPEQRQVPDVSSLSYGDAVKKLTAAGFGKFKRADEASTPEQKDKVLATNPPANQTSAITNEITIVVGTGPQTAAVPVVAGQGVDIAQQILNASGFQKTLSVPIDSTESAGQVIGTDPAASQTVPLDTVIQIKVSKGNQFVMPDLKGQFWTDAEPNLRALGWTGVLIKSPNVDNSGVRSNGVVTQSPPAGSAVNFGASITLSFAS from the coding sequence ATGAGCACCCCACAGCACCTGTCCGACCGCTACGAGCTGGGCGAGATCCTCGGCTTCGGCGGCATGTCCGAGGTGCATCGTGCGCGCGACACTCGTCTGCACCGCGACGTCGCGGTCAAGGTGCTGCGCGCCGACCTGGCCCGCGACCCCAGCTTTTATCTGCGGTTCCGCCGGGAGGCGCAGAACGCCGCCGCGCTGAACCACCCGGCCATCGTGGCGGTCTACGACACCGGGGAGGCCGAGACCACCGCCGGCCCGCTGCCCTACATCGTGATGGAGTACGTCGACGGGGTGACCCTGCGCGACATCGTCCACACCGACGGCCCGATGCCGCCGCGGCGGGCCATCGAGATCATTGCCGACGCCTGCCAGGCACTGAACTTCAGCCACCAGCACGGCATCATCCACCGCGACGTCAAGCCCGCCAACATCATGATCTCCAAGACCGGCGCGGTGAAGGTGATGGACTTCGGCATCGCCCGAGCCCTGGCCGATGGCGGCGTCAGCGTCACGCAGACTGCGGCGGTCATCGGAACCGCCCAGTACCTCTCACCCGAGCAGGCCCGCGGCGAGTCGGTCGACGCCCGCTCCGACGTCTACTCGCTGGGCTGCGTGCTCTACGAAATCCTCACCGGCCAGCCGCCGTTCATCGGTGATTCCCCGGTCGCGGTGGCCTACCAGCACGTCCGCGAAGACCCGGTCCCGCCCTCACAGAAGCATCCGGGAATCTCACCGGAGCTGGACGCCGTCGTCCTCAAAGCGCTGGCCAAGAACCCGGACAACCGCTACCAGACCGCCGCCGAGATGCGCTCCGACCTGGTGCGCGTGCACAACGGCGAAGCCCCCGAGGCGCCGAAGGTGCTCACCCACGCGGAGCGGACCTCAATGATGGCCGCCACGTCGGGACCCCTCTCGCGTGCCGAGACCACCGACGAAATCCCGCGCCCGGGCCAGTACCTCGACCGGGACCGGCCCACCGGCTCCGTTGGGCGCTGGCTGGTCGCCGTGGCTGTCCTGGCCATCCTGACCGTGGTGGTGACGATCGCGATCAACATGGTCAGCGGCAACCCCCGCAACGTGCAGGTGCCCGACGTGCGCGGCCAGGCGGCCGCCGATGCGATCGCCACGCTGCAAAACAAGGGCTTCAAGATCCGCACCGAGAAGAACCCGGACAACACCATCCCGCCGGATCACGCGATCGGCACCGATCCAGCTGGCAACTCCGCGGTCAGCGCCGGCGACGAGATCACGATCATCCTCTCGACCGGCCCTGAGCAGCGCCAGGTGCCCGATGTGTCGTCACTGAGCTACGGCGACGCGGTCAAGAAGCTCACCGCCGCCGGCTTCGGAAAATTCAAGCGGGCCGACGAGGCCTCCACGCCGGAGCAGAAGGACAAGGTGCTGGCCACCAATCCGCCGGCCAACCAGACTTCAGCAATCACCAACGAGATCACCATCGTCGTCGGCACCGGGCCGCAGACCGCGGCGGTGCCCGTGGTGGCCGGCCAGGGCGTCGACATCGCCCAGCAGATCCTCAATGCCTCCGGTTTCCAGAAGACGTTGTCGGTTCCAATCGACAGCACCGAGTCCGCCGGTCAGGTCATCGGCACCGACCCGGCGGCGAGCCAGACGGTTCCCCTCGACACCGTGATCCAGATCAAGGTGTCGAAGGGTAACCAGTTCGTGATGCCCGACCTCAAGGGTCAGTTTTGGACCGACGCCGAACCCAACCTGCGTGCGCTGGGCTGGACCGGGGTGCTGATCAAGAGCCCCAACGTCGACAACAGCGGGGTGCGCAGCAACGGCGTTGTGACCCAGAGTCCGCCGGCGGGCAGCGCGGTGAACTTCGGGGCCTCGATCACGCTCAGCTTTGCGTCGTAG